The Oncorhynchus mykiss isolate Arlee chromosome 17, USDA_OmykA_1.1, whole genome shotgun sequence genomic interval ATGAAAACTAAGCAAATGTCCATTTGAATCCCgcaactggtgtgtgtgtgtacacacacattcTATTAATATAATATGGGTCTTTTGTACACTGAATATCTGCTTGCACAAACTGACTAGCCATTGACGCAGCAGCCAGGGCTGCAAAGTACACCTGTGAAATCATGCATGAGAGAACCTGGTGTGCTGCTGGAGTAATAAGATTGACTCAGATCTGACCATGTTGATGGAAACAATACTTGATTAATTACCGTTTTTTTCCCAACATGTTACGATTGATAGAAAACTTTGTCTGTCATATGTGAATTTAAGTTCTAagcaaataaaaatgaaaaaatgtgCCATCAAAACAGTGTGCATGGCAATTGTGAATGCTTTCTCAGTTTGGAATCTGcatgaataaaacaaacataactTACTTCCTTATTTCCATGGCTTCCTTGTTGTCGTGTCTGAAGAAGTCGTAGGACTTGTAAGCTTTGACAGCCTCTCGGCGGTAAACACCCAAGTTAAACACTACAAAATTAACAAAATGGCACCAACAACAGAGTTATGACTTGCTTGTATTAgtgtctacatggtttattaagtTAGGGTTGTCTCCTATCATAGAAATGGGACTGGTTCAAAGTAGGATCCTATTCAACATGGGGCGTCTCAGTTCTCAggagctttacattttttataaaaaaaattgacATTTACCTAATAATGAAGGCATTTACTTTGTAGGACACAATACACTGGTGATTTAAATTTGACTGAGGTGCTTATTAAAAGTTCTCAAACACCAGAGGGTTCCACCATCAATAGTCTGTCATAATGGAAGACTTAAAGGTACATGTATAATGTTTTCATAAGTGATGTTGTAGGGGCTGTCTTCCCCCACTCACCTTTGGTTGGCACCCCTATCCAGTTGAGGTATCGTGTCAGTTTCTTAGACATGTAGGTCTTTCCCCTAGCAGGTAGGCCGATCATTACAATCACTGTGGGAGAGTTTGTCATGTAGGATGCCCATGCtgaacagaaagacagacagacatacatacatactatagTGCATTAGCATCAGGCTAACTCAGATACttctgtatactgtactgtaacaagTGATACACAGGCCTGACAAAATTATATACAGTAGATACGGCAAAACAATTTAACTATCAAATTTGTTGGTTGGTATGATCAATCATCATTGGATACATTTCTTATCCTTGATTTCCCATGTACTGTATACTTAGATGAAAAGGGATATGTCAAAGTGGACTGGCAAGCCATGGCTCGCTATTCTCATATAAATTACACCCGCAACAGGACTGCAGATAAACTGAATACTGTATGGAATATGGGCTCATTATAAACAGATTTCAACATAATCTGCATGATAAAAATATAATGTGGAATGAGAATGAATAATTTGCCCAAAATATGCCCAACGGAATAATGTTCAGAGAAGACTAATCCCTCTCAAAATATTATAAACACAGTAGTATTTCTTTTAAACAAATGTTCTTGTTAATGTGTgcttcagcaacaacaaaaaagtgctTTCAATGCATAGGGAAAGCTTTACATCATAACTAGCAACATTTTTGAAGATGAAGCCAAAACAAAATAACACCTGTAGACTCATGTGCCAGTCAAAACAGCCTGAAGCAAGCATCCAGACTGCAGCGGAATTGTTGCTGTCTTGCCTATGGTCCTGCCTGCGCAAAGCTCTCCTGCATTGAAGATGTTGCTCTGGGAGGCTTATCATTGGGCTACTTACAGCATTTCTTCTCATTTACTCTGAGCTCTGTTTTCTTGGCTTCAGCAGAGTTCTCCGAGCTAGTCTCTCTCTGAATAGTTGCGGACATGGTGGAGTTGTGTCCTTGTTGTGCCAGGTTCCCAAAGGCTCTAGAAGGGCATGGCCCCAGACAATCTGAAACACAAGGTTGATTTATTCTAGCAGTAGGTCTAGGCCTATgtaatattacatttttatttatacagtgccttgcgaaagtattcggcccccttgaactttgcgaccttttgccacatttcaggcttcaaacataaagatataaaactgtatttttttgtgaagaatgaacaacaagtgggacacaatcatgaagtggaacgacatttattggatatttcaaacttttttaacaaatcaaaaactgaagaattgggcgtgcaaaattattcagcccctttactttcagtgcagcaaactctctccagaagttcagtgaggatctctgaatgatccaatgttgacctaaatgactaatgaagataaatacaatccacctgtgtgtaatcaagtctctgtataaatgcacctgcactgtgatagtctcagagagcatcatgaagaacaaggaacacaccaggcaggtccgagatactgttgtgaagaagtttaaagccggatttggatacaaaaagatttcccaagctttaaacatcccaaggagcactgtgcaagcgataatattgaaatggaaggagtatcagaccactgcaaatctaccaagacctggccgtccctctaaactttcagctcatacaaggagaagactgatcagagatgcagccaagaggcccatgatcactctggatgaactgcagatatctacagctgaggtgggagactctgtccataggacaacaatccgtcgtatattgcacaaatctggcctttatggaagagtggcaagaagaaagccatttcttaaagatatccataaaaagtgttgtttaaagtttgccacaagccacctgggagacacaacaaacatgtggaagaaggtgctctggtcagatgaaaccaaatttgaactttttggcaacaatgcaaaacgttatgtttggcgtaaaagcaacacagctcatcaccctgaacacactatccccactgtcaaacatggtggtggcagcatcatggtttgggcctgcttttcttcagcagggacagggaagatggttaaaattgatgggaagatggatggagccaaatacaggaccattctggaagaaaacctgatggagtctgcaaaagacctgagactgggacggagatttgtcttccaacaagacaatgacccaaaacataaagcaaaatctacaatggaatggttcaaaaataaacatatccaggtgttagaatggccgagtcaaagtccagacctgaatccaatcgagaatctgtggaaagaactgaaaactgctgttcacaaatgctctccatccaacctcactgagctcgagctgttttgcaaggaggaatgggaaaaaatgtcagtctctcgatgtgcaaaactgatagagacataccccaagcgacttacagctgtaatcacagcaaaaggtggcgctacaaagtattaacttaagggggctgaataattttgcacgcccaatttttcagtttttgatttgttaaaaaagtttgaaatatccaataaatgtcgttccacttcatgattgtgtcccacttgttgttgattcttcacaaaaaaaatacacttttatatctttatgtttgaagcctgaaatgtggcaaaaggtcgcaaagttcaagggggccgaatactttcgcaaggcactgtatttcctgaATAAGAATGAGTAATTTATCCACTATCTGAAAAATATTCAATTAAATTGATGTTGATATAAAATACATACAAtggtatgtggacacaccttcaaattagtgcattcggctatttcagacacaatcgttgctgacaggtgtataacatcgagcacaccgccatgcaatctctatagacaaacattcacagtaaaatggccttagtgaagcgctcagtgactttcaacatggcaacatcatagggtgccacctttccaacaagtcagtttgtcaaatctcTGCCATGCTAGATCTtctccagtcaactgtaagtgctgttatttgaAGCGGAAAgtggtctaggagcaacaacggctcagccacaaagtggtaggccacacaagttcacagaatgtTACTGCCGAGTACTGAAACGCGTAGCGCTTaacaaatcgtctgtcctcggttgcaacactcactaccgagtttcaaactgcctctggaagcaacatcagcacaagaatggttagtcgggagcttcatgaaatgggttttcatggccgagcagccgcacacaagcctaaaatcaccacgtgcaatgccaagtgtcggctggagtggtgtaaagctcgctgccattggactctggagcagcggaaaggcgttctctggagtgatgaatcacgcttcaccatctggcagtccgacggacacaTCTgggttttggcggatgccaggagaacactacctgcccaagtgcatactgccaactgtaaagtttggtggatgaggactaatggcctggggctgtttttgaTGGTTTGCCTAGGCCCctaagttccagtgaaggaaaatcttaacgctacagcatacaatgacattctagatgattcggtgattccaaatttgtggcaacagtttggggaaggtcctttcctgtttcagcatgatgcccctgtgcacaaagcgaggtccatacagaaatggtttgtccgAGCCAGGCCTactctcccaacatcagtgcccgacttcactaatgctcttgtggtagaatggaagcaagtccccgcagaaatgttccaacatctagtggaaagccttcccagaagagtggaggctgttaaagcagcaaagggggcaccaactccatattaatgcccatgattttgcaatgagatgttcaatgggcaggtgtccacatactttttgtcatGTTGTGTATATAGGCCACACTAAATGCACTTAAAATCCCATTTCATTAAGTATTAGGATTCTGATGAATTTTCTAATGAATTAGAAAGTAATGGCATGACTTGACATTTGCTGTAACATAATTAGACTACTTTTATATTAGGTTGGATACAGCTTCGTTTTCTGTCAAAGACCTTCAAGCATATTGCAACACAGCAAAGTGAGGGACTGCCATTTCATCCTCACAGCCACCATGTATTGCGCGGCCATATCCGCTCATCAAAAGAGCACTAACAAAAACCGGGAATCACAAAATTATGCCAAAGCCATTTACCTCAGTAGGCAATATTATTATGCGACGACACTACTGCAGTCCAATCGGACAGTCTCGAGCCAGTTTCACTTGTCTGTGCCGGGAACACTGATAATAGACGCATTGGTAGTTTCCATGGAGATAGTTAGAGGGCGCAACATCTTATTTGTCCGATTATTGCGTCTATGAGAGCATaggcagcaccattgaggccatctccattttctactagttggtaaacaaactgaaagggtgcatactgccacccggagtgtgttgtttgaacaggtataaagccaaggttggcgatttactgccacctgccaTTATGCAATGTTTGCTCACAAGTATAATTAATTGGTCCCGAGTATAACCCACCtaatgacctggatggaattatgtgatccttccttaatcCATAGGATGTCCCatccagttgactacttcaaaatggtgaatgtcctcaatggcgctgcccatgctaaaatggcattttggccactagagtcCTCTATCTGGCTCTATGGTTGTTTCACAACTAAATAGCACAGGCTACTTACTGTACACTCTCAAAAACTATTGCAATTTACCTGCGATATGAGAGCCGATGAGGGAATTAGAACATTGATCTGACTCCCAATCCGCACGTTCTGCCACCTCTGACTATGAGGTTTTTGTCCCACTCCAGTCGGAGGCGCAACTGTTAAGTCCTGTTGTGTGTTACGCTGTCCTTGTGCTGAGGTTGGTGGCGCGGGCCCGGTTGATGTCCTCCAAGCGAAAAGCATGAGGTGTGCCATTTGCGTCACAATTTCTTTACCGTAATCTTCATAATATTAAGAATTATGATGCGCATATAATGTATATTCATTCAAGTAAATTGACCTTAATAGAACATTACTCAAGtataagtcacccagtaaaatactactcgagtaaaagtctaaaagtatttggctttaaatatacttaagtttcaaaagtaaatgtaattgctaaaatatgcttaagtatcaaaagtaaaagtagaatTCATTGAACCGGACTGCACTTTTTTAATTTAtggacagccaggggcacacttcaacattcagacataatttacaaacgaatcATGTATGTTTAGTAAGTCTGTAgttctttaaagtattttttacttaatatACACAGTTATGTAATGTACTTATGTAGGCAGTGGAAGTGAGAAAATTATGTGCACTGACCAGACAGCAGTAATAAAATaattgtaaaataataaaatatttattaTCAAAGGAAATAAAACGTAACCTAATTTATAGCCTATTAACATTTGTTTTTATCAAACTACACTATCTGTGAATAGTTGCTTAGCAGAACATAATGGTCTTCAGTATTAAGGTCATTATGGCGGTCCAAATGTTACAATCTATGTGTACTATTATGTCAGTAATGAAATGAAATAATGACAAACCCCAAATAAATAAAGCCCCAATAAAAGCTACAGCACGTTGCCCTTAAAATATCACAAAATTGGTTTAGAGTAGAGTTAAATATTTCCTATAAAACAAAGCAATTAATCAATTTAGTTCAGTAACCAATTTTGAAGATCTGTATTAACATTTTTCATCTTAAAAGTATTTTACGCTGTCTAACAGCCGACCGAGTACATGTCAAACGACGCTGGAATGTCAAATTCTTTCATAACAGTTTGTTCATTCTTGTTTCCTATTCCATCCTTTCTCCACGTCTTGAAATGGTTCACATTCAAATGGTCAACATATTTCTCAGTGTTCAGAAGGCACCCATTGGCTACTGTTTCTCAGAGTAAGAACCAGGAAGTGGCCAGGTCCAGGTCTTGGCACTGGAACTGGAACTGCTACAGCAGATCAGTTCAGGCTACAATGATTCCGTAGCCAGGGATGTGTGTATCATTGATTGTAAAGAGCTCATGCTTGTGTATGACCACAATGGTATTGTGTAATTTAAAGTTCAATGTTTCTGGGAAGGCACAGAGATGCATAGGCGATCACTCAGTAGGTTTGCACACTTTGCACAGATTGCCAGCTGTGGATGGTAGGAGTTGGCAGAGTCTCCAGTATCCAACAGTTAGTGGTTTAGCAAGTTCACATTAAGGCTTAATCTTCCACAGCTGTAAGAGAGACAACAAAGAGGGCACATTTAAAAACCCAGCATATATACTCACTTTTGGAAGTTAATGCACATGTGCCAGGAGGAAAACAACTCTGACAAAGGTGAAGATTCACTGTATCGCAAAAATATTAGTGTTAAGCAACAGCATTGTAGGATTAGAAGTGTCTCCACTCACTCTGATGTTGAAACCGAGCAGGTCGCTGACCACAGCGGAGACTGCAGACAAGATGACCACGCGTGTGATGTTATAGATGAGAGGGTTCACAGTCAGCCCCAGCAGTCGGAAGGGGGTGTCAAGCTCCTGTAAAAGGGTTGGTATGAAATCCAGTCAGAGATGCTTTCACTGCACGTTATGCTGAATAAACAACTACCAGCCcagtagatttttttttatttcttatgatacatttttttgaccccctttttctcccaaattggtagttacagtcttgtcccatcgctgaaacttccgtacggactcgggagaggtgaaggtggagtgccgtgcgtcctccgaaacacaaccccgtcaagccgcactgcttcttgacacaatgtcgcttaacccggaagccagccacaccaatgtgtcggaggaaacacctggtgaccgtacacctggcgaccgtgtcactGTGCATGCGTCTGGGAGGacatcctggccggccaaaccctccccaaacccggacgacgctgggccaattatgcgtcgCCTCATGGATCTCCCAGTTGcggccggctgtgatacagcccggtaTCAAACCTGGATCTGTAGTAacgcagctagcactgcgatgcagttccttagaccgctgtgttACTCGGGAGGCCTCTCAGCCCAGTAGATTTGACTAAAGTCAAAAAAGTCATGATGGGTTGAAGTTGAGAGACATCCTTACTTTCATTAGTTTTGTTGCAAGCTTCAGAACATTGTTCACTATGTTCAAATTTTCTTTCTTGTTGGGCTTCTTTTCCATCTTAAGATACAAGTTGATCTGAAATAAGAAAATAATTGAGAGGGAGATGTATTAAAGTTTTTGCTTCAATAGAGTTGTAGCATAGATTTTTGTATCATACTTTTATTCTGAAACTATATTGAGTCATTATTACTGACAGTACTCTTTAAGACTTTTATTGCAAAGCACTTAATTATTCCCAGAAGGCACCTGTGCATGtccagagggaaagagaagagcttTGATGTTGATGTGAATCCTACTTGGCTGCGTTCTTGTGATCGGAGAACTACTTTACCCGTTGTAACCGTGTGACCCACACGTCCTCCAGAGGAGATTGAATATAATATCCATGATCAAGAAATGAAGGTCGCAGAGGTGCTTGGTGTAGCTAGTATTAGCAATGTGTTTCTCCATCCAAGGCAGTGAACTATGGTGCATGTCTCAGCTAACACACGTTGGTGTGAGTGGACTGTTTCGGTAAACGTGTCCAAAGAGGACATTTGAAACATCACTAGCTTAATATCATAGCACATCTATGTTAAAGTAGTGAACACTCAACGGACATCATGCATTCATTGGCCAAAAACAACATCAATCAAGTTCTCTCAAACATCAAAAGAGACACGCACATGCATTTCACTACTGCATTGAACTACCCCATTGTTTCTAGAAGCTTCTCCACGTGGAATACCCAGTTGTAGCTGGCTGTGCAACACATTTGGCAGAAAATtgttttcatcagatgacaacagaaggGTAACACTATTTGCTAGCAGCCACACAAGTAAGTtagcttacaatgaaaaagcaaggtattttttgcaaaaatgaTGCATGGCcatatttctaatgtttatcaCAAAAATAATATAGCCGCCTACATTTCCTGAAGTTTTGTTTGaagttaatcttgcattttaACTTGCTACCAGAGAAAAACTAGACCGGAggaaagtaccagagaaaagtagcctACATCAGTCAGAACGCTGTCTAGTGATCCAATGACAAGAGCAAAGATATTTCATCCGAGTGTAGAAGTGCAACTGATGCACGAAATTAGACCTTTTCCATTCATGATTTGGAGCGAACCCTGACTGAAGCCGAGCAGAATTTACAAGAAGAAGCATTTTAAAATCTGTGTTTATAAAATGCAGCAGATCTTTTTTTCTATCTTTCCCTTTCTGCATAAAAAATGCAGAATCCTGTGTTAATGCGAaccctgattgtgtgtgtgtgtgtgtgtgtatagcaggGGGCCTTACCTGTTCGGTAAGCAGCACTGACACGTTGCTGTATTTACAGTTGGTCTCGGAGCCCAGGGTGGCCAGGCGGAGCaggaagaggatgagagaagaaccCCACACCATGAGCTCCCAGTTGGTCTCAGAGTCCAGGAATGTGTGGTGACTGTTTAGGAGCTGGCAGTTAGATATAGAAAATGAGTACTCATTATCTTAAATCTATTCTGTTTATACAGGTAGGAGCTTAACAAATGCACATTCAGTCTTACAACAGGTATTTTTTTATGTGGATGGTAAATCATGGTGTGTTTACTGGAATCTTGTGTATTTATCAAACAAAGTATACTCTTTTTATAGATATGTCTGACCTGTGTACACAAGATGAAGGCGATAGAAAGGGCCAGGAGGAATATGGAGGAGACGATGACATCAACAGAACGCTGGGGCCCACGTCTCTGTGGTTATGAGGAAAAAATATTTGGGGACATTTCAATGAGGGCAGGGGCTTCATCCTCCCCTAGTGGCAAAACCATACGCTGAAGTAAAGGCATCTGAGTAGTGAGAAGAACTCAGACCTTGAGGAAGGAGCGGAGCGACAGCCACATCTTAATGTTCTGCACATTCTTCAGCCTGAAGTGGGGGATTTCCGACTTTTTGGCCTTTCGTGCTGATGTGATGTGGTTGAAGAGTTTGGCGAAAACAAGCCTCTGTTGAAAGAGAAACAGCCACACCATTTACAGCGTATTCATTGTGTTGTAGTGAGTCTACAACAGTGGGACTAACATGCGGACCTGTTTGTAGGTCCTCTCTGCCACACACATCATGAAGAAGAAGAGGCCTGTAAGGCAGAGCCTCTCCACAGTGGTGATGAAGAGGAAGGCGTAGGTCTTGGCGTCGGGTGGCCCCACCGCCATGACAGCCAGCTCAGCCAGAGACAGGGAACTCAGGCGTGTCATGTCCAGCCGCTGTGCCAGGCGGAAGCCAAAGGGAAGCAGCACCAGTGTGGCAGTGACCAACCCCCCCAGGGCTAGGTAACCCATGCCCTGCTCCACCACCTTCACCTACAGAGAAGATATCACCTCTGTTAGGAGGACAGAGTTATGGGGCACAGAGTACAGAGCCAGTATGGTGTTTCTATTTAAGAAACCCATTCCAGCCCTAAAGCATTACACACCAGCATTCACTCTGTATTGAACGTGTGTTAATTGTACCAAAATGGCATCAGTGAGTGTAATGAAGTGGTCATAGGAGGTGTACCCGTGTGAGGATGATCCCACTGATCTCCAGTACTGACATGTCTGCTTTCTTGCACTCCCCCTGCTCCCAGATGATGGCACTGACCCGGTCTCTGGATGGGTGGCACGCCTGCAGCCACGATAGTTGGCCCTGTGAGGAGAAAAAGTTGGTGTGCTGATATACTAAGCCTTTTTGAGGTTACATATTAGTtgacagggtatggtggtgtagacCCACCTGCTGTAGGTTCTCATCATCACTGCTGAGAGTGGTGGAAGGGGGAAGAGTCAGGCCAGGGCAGTACCGCCCCTCCCCCTCACTGCTGCCAGTGGAAGCGGAGTCAGGCCCTTGAAGAAGATCCTCCCACATAGTATCATCTGTGTCAGAAGCCGGGCGCGAGCCCTCGATCCTCAGGTGCTCCACTTCACGAGGGTTCACCTTAGTGTCCTTGGCACCTCCACTACTTTCCTCCTGTGCAAATAATAGGACTGGTCAAACTAAATGTCCACCTTTCACTCAGGCTACAAAGAGCAGGACTCACTGTCTTAGGGTTTACCTCAGGTGGTGAG includes:
- the LOC110494459 gene encoding putative homeodomain transcription factor 2, with amino-acid sequence MARIAWYQEKIGAYDQQVWEKSLEQAELNGMDCKPKRSGHVKPDLIDVDLVRGSTFGKAKPDSPWTALTRKGLVRVLLFPFFFQWWIQVTSRSISTCILLLYFMQVAAAMLYVEVPAASASEQLGPMCLMLLLGTVHCQIVSTESNRSPSVSPVSSSSTSPARRRRLRKGKGLKRTEGQGNDSDTELQLWQLEENQRLYRSEERRTNQRKSGFGASDELSSEEEEDDKEAKPPTSVAGPTPTTVLRKRHLHSFSNPSPPEEESSGGAKDTKVNPREVEHLRIEGSRPASDTDDTMWEDLLQGPDSASTGSSEGEGRYCPGLTLPPSTTLSSDDENLQQGQLSWLQACHPSRDRVSAIIWEQGECKKADMSVLEISGIILTRVKVVEQGMGYLALGGLVTATLVLLPFGFRLAQRLDMTRLSSLSLAELAVMAVGPPDAKTYAFLFITTVERLCLTGLFFFMMCVAERTYKQRLVFAKLFNHITSARKAKKSEIPHFRLKNVQNIKMWLSLRSFLKRRGPQRSVDVIVSSIFLLALSIAFILCTQLLNSHHTFLDSETNWELMVWGSSLILFLLRLATLGSETNCKYSNVSVLLTEQINLYLKMEKKPNKKENLNIVNNVLKLATKLMKELDTPFRLLGLTVNPLIYNITRVVILSAVSAVVSDLLGFNIRLWKIKP